A single region of the Malaclemys terrapin pileata isolate rMalTer1 chromosome 4, rMalTer1.hap1, whole genome shotgun sequence genome encodes:
- the LOC128837315 gene encoding uncharacterized protein LOC128837315, with the protein MAGFCRIWIPEFGLWAKPLYECVKGAEHDPFHWSPEADRAFKILKRKLMEAPALGLPDISKPFQLYVHERKEVALGMLNQLLGAWKRPVAYFSKQLDQVSKGWPACLRAVAATALVLGEAEKLTLGGTVQVYVPHMVRALLDTKGGLWLTQARVARYQAKLLENPEVTLQICPSLNPATLLPETEKQEHDCLEIIDVQYSSRPDLKDQPLPNADLEWYTDGSSTVVDGQRRAGYAIVSLHDTVEAESLPSGTSAQLAELVALTRALELAKDKRVNIFTDSKYAFGVLHAHAGLWKQRGMLTAQGSPVKHGSQILQLLEAVQLPSAVAVVHCKAHQREDQDVEAEKRTDRRELQCMTFVSKSQANCNPDNARFVEARIV; encoded by the coding sequence ATGGCAggtttttgcagaatatggattccagagtttggactgtgggctaaacctctgtatgaatgtgttaagggagcggaacatgacccctttcactggtccccagaagcggacagggcatttaaaatcttgaaaaggaagctaatggaagctccagccctgggcttgcCCGATATATCTAagccgttccaactgtatgtgcatgaacgAAAAGAGGTAGCTTTGGGAATGCTTAACCAGCTATTAGGTGCCTGGAAACGTCCTGTGGCATACttttctaaacaactggatcaagtttcaaAGGGATGGCCAGCCTGTTTGAGGGCGGTCGCAGCTACTgctctagtgcttggggaagctgagaagctgacactgggaggaactgtgcaagtgtatgttccccatatggtccgagccttgctggacactaagggtggtctttggctcacacaggctcgggttgctcggtaccaggcaaagctgttagagaatcctgaagtcaccctgcagatctgtccctcccttaatccagctacactgctaccagagacagaaaagcaggaacatgactgtctaGAAATCATAGATGTTCAGTATTCTAGCCGCCCAGATCTAAAAGATcagccactcccaaatgctgacttggaatggtatacgGATGGAAGTAGTACTGTTGTagatgggcaaaggagggctggttatgctattgtgtctcttcatgataccgtggaagctgagagtttaccGTCAGGAacatctgcccagcttgctgaactagtggccctgactcgtgcacttgagctggcaaaagacaaacgggttaatatctttactgactcaaagtatgcttttggggtattgcatgctcacgctggtTTGTGGAAACAAAGGggaatgctaacagcccaaggctccccggtcaagcatgggtctcaaattctccagcttttagaagcggtacaactcccctcagcagtagcagtggtgcattgcaaagcccatcaaagggaagatcaagatgtggaagcagagaaaagaactgacagaagggaactgcaatgcatgacgtttgttagcaagagtcaggctaactgtaaccctgataacgcgagatttgtagaagcgaggattgtgtga